From the Paramormyrops kingsleyae isolate MSU_618 chromosome 7, PKINGS_0.4, whole genome shotgun sequence genome, one window contains:
- the LOC111842182 gene encoding uncharacterized protein isoform X4 — MDLLRLLCMIALWTSRDLLGLSQNCRRDQWQCDDGTCIPASWRCDGIGDCLDGSDQIDCACPAFLCWDGSKCVNHSLVCDGQPDCDDRSDEGECLTGPGCLSSEWRCRNKACISQASMCDGKNDCMDSSDEENCDFKMAYATPTSVYMLELKEGNLVKTLVLTSNEGIQSFDIDWKWNWIFWANGTGYLKAKSLLQEGLIHIPVLSPACLVKVDSRSGSIYWLSCSRLDLVMTTVSQTVSGWVSKQLYKAGSEVLDVCIDWQRGKLYWLEDGKVFGVGMSGGNAKAVMNVQGDVTSMVLDRKSSSFFWNSNGLKVVSLLKKRQYTAAGGWNLTGTVMAAQEPFLVSLLDNVMVLWDRRTGRRVRTVSVGKVLGVAVFGPVAQDKNTPPAYALVSSQTPFISSVHQNESVTYRDVSPTQTLSCKSPSVLCQGTRLCLNSNQLCDGQLDCPDGSDEEFCLKACKDQADFLCKDRRKCVSRMLVCDGHVHCYDGSDEVGCPTAEVGVPRVTPLKCRFGSQLCQDGSTCVLYIHLCDGQLDCKDGSDEDGCPVQCHTGQFQCAHGKKCIDMEQVCDGVAQCQDRSDELECWKPSKSCAHRCDNKTRCVPESFRCDGEKDCLDGTDELGCESMDSVTLLAQYSDSVTTAVPTSCTSPSVLCQETSLCLSPKQICDGKLDCPDGSDEKVCIEQCPDTEFSCQDGQTCILKTLVCDGHADCPDGSDENRCLGRPPCIQYCDRGTRCLTSRQYCDGVADCQDGSDEMNCSIKADSVPEKKTRQCRVGFRSCRDGSACVLNSHLCDGQLDCEDGSDEDGCPVQCRTGQFQCAHGKKCIDMGQVCDGVAQCQDRSDESDCWKPSKSCAHRCDNKTRCVPESFRCDGEKDCLDGTDELGCGVEDCSHRTFRCRSGQCVSEGMRCDGYADCRDHSDEEGCPKPPLCSSNQRCPNSHECLPKEWICDGDEDCEDGADEANCKAYPVKCGAFQWMCASKTQCIPMSWRCDGVKDCSDGSDEAECGQKCYPYQFACGTGECLDLALVCNGVNNCLDGSDEGKTCLTDTCSGPSRPPCTDICYSTPQGTRCGCKPGFQLQSDGLSCTDVNECQQNSPICGHTCLNTRGSYLCLCYPGYSLEPDRHRCKAKDEPVLLVSCRSELLLIGLRSGNVEVLLSSKTPIFSVDYDWKEDKVFWVGLEEESIRWMSLDQQIKGFFIKGVKPECIAVDWIGRNLYWIDGVASQILAVQLDGNAKKRQDCAVVLDEDLQQPQSLALHPTMGLMFWSEFGAAPQIERSGMDGSERKVVVSSGVSWPGSLAVDMLEKRIYWTDEKLKCIGSATLDGENIKILQLTETPSPLSVGVFNELMIWSDAKRQTVQMAHKLTGKNRKVVLKQSHQPFELKVMHALQQVSVPTPCSKLHCSHLCLLGSGPKGVCRCPVGLLLAADGATCTAPEDSAFLMLLSPKTVTQIPLQGMQRPPGRMAWPEHTALSLPDASDAALLDLVLADRTLYLADAGHATVDVFKMDKERLLPRSPAVRLPAGDSVTSLAVDWITLSLYWSSSQQPRIHVTSAQNRHTITLLADNLEAPSAITLHPPAGWLCFADLGLPGSRRQPQIECAFMDGRNRTLTWGKAVTPTSLTFSPQGSELYWADVGLGVISSIQINGTRYKEHKTGGGLIMSFACSDNMLFWVTVNDTAEVWYSDGIQPKLLWFEVETDVIALKVYSRSSQKGNNYCTFGNGGCRQLCLPFPRGRTCRCTQDHAVDCEPGPRCPPGTQPCRDGYKCLPRVKFCDGILDCMDHSDEESCSRDDASSSFKRLDTESWVTEHPPGLFTSPAQPTRENDALRELDSQSCDAELCHGHGHCVYLTGETRCYCISGYGGPFCENKLGGSAAVLVTLGVVAVLVGVFGVALFIYKKRSAWFIRILRVGKSSEKENLMSSIEARLAYSQCFSNDLYDPDEDLAISD, encoded by the exons ATGGATTTATTACGGTTGCTGTGTATGATTGCATTATGGACTTCGAGAGATTTATTAG GTTTGAGTCAGAATTGTCGAAGAGATCAGTGGCAGTGTGATGATGGAACATGCATACCAGCATCCTGGCGCTGCGACGGCATAGGAGACTGTCTAGACGGCTCTGACCAGATAGACTGCG catgcccggCGTTTCTGTGTTGGGATGGCTCCAAGTGTGTTAACCATTCCCTAGTCTGTGATGGCCAGCCAGATTGTGATGACCGCTCGGATGAGGGGGAGTGTCTCACAGGCCCAGGGTGTCTCTCCAGTGAATGGCGGTGTAGGAATAAAGCGTGTATCTCCCAAGCCTCTATGTGTGATGGGAAAAATGACTGCATGGATAGCTCTGATGAAGAAAACTGTG ATTTTAAAATGGCTTATGCCACACCTACAAGTGTATATATGCTGGAGTTGAAGGAGGGCAACCTTGTGAAGACGTTGGTCTTGACTTCGAATGAGGGCATCCAGTCGTTTGACATCGACTGGAAGTGGAACTGGATCTTCTGGGCCAATGGTACGGGATATTTGAAGGCAAAGAGTCTCCTCCAGGAAGGGTTGATACACATCCCTGTCCTGAGCCCTG CCTGTTTGGTAAAAGTTGACTCAAGATCTGGGAGCATATACTGGCTGTCCTGTAGTAGGTTGGACCTGGTTATGACTACAGTCAGCCAAACTGTCAGTGGCTGGGTCTCTAAGCAGTTATATAAGGCTGGGAGTGAGGTCCTTGACGTGTGCATTGACTGGCAAAGGGGGAAGCTGTACTGGTTGGAGGATGGAAAAGTCTTCGGTGTGGGCATGTCTGGTGGGAATGCCAAGGCTGTAATGAACGTTCAAGGAGATGTCACCAGCATGGTACTGGATAGGAAATCCAGTAGCTTCTTCTGGAATTCGAATG GCTTGAAGGTGGTGAGCCTCTTAAAGAAGAGACAGTACACTGCTGCTGGGGGGTGGAATTTAACTGGCACAGTCATGGCTGCCCAGGAGCCTTTTTTGGTTTCATTGCTTGATAATGTCATGGTTCTATGGGATCGCAGAACTGGCAGACGTGTGAGAACGGTCTCAGTGGGGAAGGTCCTTGGAGTTGCTGTGTTTGGTCCTGTGGCTCAAG ATAAAAACACCCCTCCTGCATATGCCTTGGTCTCGAGCCAGACCCCCTTCATATCCTCCGTACatcaaaatgaaagtgtcaccTATAGAGATGTTTCTCCCACCCAGACACTGAGCTGCAAAAGTCCGTCAGTTTTGTGTCAAGGGACACGTTTGTGCCTAAACTCAAATCAGCTCTGTGATGGGCAGTTGGACTGTCCAGATGGGTCAGATGAGGAATTCTGCCTCAAGGCTTGTAAAGACCAAG CAGACTTCTTGTGCAAGGACAGGCGGAAGTGCGTGTCCAGGATGCTGGTGTGCGATGGCCATGTTCACTGTTATGATGGCTCTGATGAGGTGGGCTGTCCCACGGCAGAGGTGGGTGTCCCACGAGTGACCCCGCTGAAGTGCCGGTTCGGCTCACAGCTGTGCCAGGATGGCAGCACGTGTGTCCTGTACATCCACTTGTGTGATGGACAGCTGGACTGCAAGGATGGGTCTGATGAGGATGGGTGTCCTGTACAGTGCCACACGG GGCAGTTTCAGTGTGCCCATGGGAAGAAGTGTATTGATATGGAACAGGTGTGTGATGGAGTGGCACAGTGCCAGGACAGATCAGATGAATTGGAATGCTGGAAGCCGTCAAAGAGCTGTGCCCATCGCTGTGACAACAAGACCCGCTGTGTCCCTGAATCTTTCCGCTGTGATGGGGAGAAGGACTGTCTGGATGGTACTGATGAGCTGGGCTGTG AATCTATGGACTCTGTTACTCTTCTGGCTCAATATTCTGATTCTGTCACCACGGCAGTGCCAACAAGTTGTACAAGTCCTTCCGTTTTGTGTCAGGAGACATCCTTGTGCCTGTCCCCTAAGCAGATATGTGATGGGAAATTGGACTGTCCCGATGGTTCAGATGAGAAGGTTTGCATTGAGCAGTGTCCTGACACAG AGTTCTCCTGCCAGGATGGACAGACTTGCATATTAAAAACCCTAGTGTGTGATGGACATGCTGACTGCCCCGATGGTTCTGATGAAAATCGTTGTCTTGGACGTCCTCCATGTATTCAGTACTGTGACAGAGGGACCCGATGTCTGACTAGTCGGCAATATTGTGATGGCGTTGCAGACTGCCAGGATGGGTCGGACGAGATGAACTGCT CAATTAAAGCAGACTCTGTCCCAGAGAAAAAGACCCGGCAGTGCCGTGTGGGCTTCAGATCGTGCCGGGATGGCAGCGCGTGTGTCTTGAACAGCCACCTGTGTGATGGACAGCTGGACTGTGAGGATGGATCAGATGAGGATGGGTGTCCTGTACAGTGCCGTACAG GGCAGTTTCAGTGTGCCCATGGGAAGAAGTGTATTGATATGGGCCAGGTTTGTGATGGGGTGGCACAGTGCCAGGACCGATCAGATGAATCGGACTGTTGGAAGCCATCAAAGAGCTGTGCCCATCGTTGTGACAACAAGACCCGCTGTGTCCCTGAATCTTTCCGCTGTGATGGGGAGAAGGACTGTCTGGATGGTACTGATGAACTGGGCTGTG GTGTGGAGGATTGCAGCCATAGGACATTCCGTTGCCGCAGTGGCCAATGTGTTTCAGAAGGCATGCGCTGTGATGGCTATGCAGACTGCCGTGACCACTCTGATGAAGAGGGGTGTCCCAAACCCCCACTCTGCTCCTCAAACCAGCGCTGTCCAAATAGCCATGAGTGTCTCCCGAAGGAGTGGATCTGTGATGGTGATGAAGACTGTGAAGATGGAGCAGATGAGGCA AACTGCAAAGCTTATCCAGTGAAATGTGGGGCATTCCAGTGGATGTGTGCTTCAAAGACCCAGTGTATTCCCATgtcctggaggtgtgatggGGTGAAGGACTGCAGTGATGGTAGTGATGAAGCTGAAT GTGGGCAGAAGTGTTACCCTTACCAGTTCGCATGTGGGACTGGAGAGTGCCTGGATCTGGCCCTCGTGTGCAATGGAGTTAACAATTGTCTGGATGGCTCTGATGAAGGAAAGACTTGCCTCACTGACACGTGTTCTGGCCCTTCCCGGCCCCCATGCACAGACATCTGTTACAGCACGCCCCAAGGCACG CGCTGTGGTTGCAAGCCAGGTTTCCAGCTTCAGTCTGATGGTCTGTCCTGTACAGACGTCAATGAATGCCAGCAGAACTCTCCGATCTGCGGTCACACCTGTCTTAACACGCGGGGCTCCTACCTGTGTCTCTGCTACCCAGGATACTCCCTGGAGCCTGATCGCCACCGTTGCAAGGCCAAAG ATGAGCCAGTCTTGTTGGTGTCATGCCGATCTGAACTCCTTCTCATTGGACTCCGGAGTGGTAACGTAGAAGTCCTCCTGTCTTCCAAGACCCCAATTTTCTCAGTGGATTATGACTGGAAGGAAGACAAGGTATTCTGGGTCGGCCTCGAGGAGGAGAGCATCAGGTGGATGTCTCTGGATCAACAGATTAAGGGCTTCTTTATCAAAG GGGTCAAGCCAGAATGTATTGCTGTTGACTGGATAGGGAGGAACCTTTACTGGATTGATGGAGTAGCAAGTCAGATCTTGGCAGTTCAGCTTGATGGAAATGCCAAGAAACGTCAAGACTGTGCTGTGGTGCTAGATGAGGATTTACAGCAGCCTCAGTCACTGGCACTGCATCCAACAATGGG TTTGATGTTTTGGTCAGAGTTTGGTGCTGCACCACAGATAGAACGTTCTGGAATGGATGGATCTGAGAGGAAGGTTGTGGTCAGTAGTGGTGTTAGTTGGCCTGGCAGCTTGGCTGTGGACATGCTTGAGAAACGGATCTACTGGACCGATGAGAAGCTGAAGTGCATTGGGTCTGCTACATTGGATGGTGAGAATATCAAG ATCTTGCAGCTGACTGAGACTCCCAGCCCACTCTCAGTGGGAGTCTTTAATGAGTTGATGATCTGGTCAGATGCTAAAAGACAGACTGTCCAAATGGCCCACAAGCTCACAGGAAAGAACCGCAAGGTTGTGTTGAAGCAATCCCACCAGCCCTTTGAACTCAAG GTGATGCATGCCTTGCAGCAGGTGAGTGTGCCCACTCCCTGTTCCAAGCTGCACTGCTCCCACCTCTGCCTGCTGGGCTCGGGGCCTAAGGGTGTGTGTCGCTGTCCTGTGGGACTCCTGCTGGCTGCAGATGGTGCTACATGCACAGCACCTGAGGACTCTGCCTTCCTCATGCTGTTGTCTCCCAAAACAGTCACCCAG ATCCCACTGCAAGGCATGCAGAGGCCTCCGGGGCGAATGGCGTGGCCAGAGCACACTGCACTGTCACTGCCAGATGCCAGTGATGCAGCGCTGCTGGACCTGGTGCTCGCGGACCGGACCCTTTATTTGGCAGATGCAGGTCATGCAACAGTTGACGTATTCAAAATGGATAAGGAGAGGCTCCTGCCACGGAGCCCCGCAGTCCGTCTGCCAGCAGGGGACAGTGTGACCTCACTGGCAGTGGACTGGATCACCCTCAGCCTGTATTGGAGCAGCAGCCAGCAGCCTCGTATTCATGTGACCTCTGCCCAAAACCGCCACACCATCACACTGCTTGCTGACAACCTGGAAGCACCCAGTGCCATCACACTGCACCCCCCAGCTGGCTGGCTCTGTTTCGCCGACCTGGGCCTACCTGGAAGCAGGAGGCAACCCCAAATAGAATGTGCCTTTATGGATGGCCGGAACAGGACCCTCACCTGGGGCAAAGCAGTGACGCCAACCTCCCTTACATTCTCCCCCCAGGGCTCCGAGCTCTACTGGGCTGATGTTG GCTTGGGAGTTATCAGCTCCATTCAGATAAATGGCACAAGATACAAGGAACACAAAACTGGTGGTGGCCTCATCATGTCCTTTGCTTGCAGTGACAACATGCTCTTCTGGGTCACCGTCAATG ACACGGCGGAAGTTTGGTACAGCGATGGTATCCAGCCGAAACTGTTATGGTTTGAAGTGGAGACTGACGTCATTGCACTGAAAGTCTACAGCAGGTCTAGCCAGAAAG GAAACAACTACTGCACCTTTGGGAATGGGGGCTGCCGGCAGCTGTGTCTGCCCTTCCCTAGGGGGCGCACTTGCCGGTGCACCCAGGACCATGCTGTGGACTGTGAGCCCGGCCCACGCTGCCCACCTGGAACTCAGCCCTGCAGGGATGGTTACAAGTGCCTTCCTAGAGTCAAGTTTTGTGATGGGATTCTGGATTGCATGGACCATTCTGATGAGGAGAGCT GTTCCAGGGACGATGCCTCCAGTTCATTTAAACGCCTAGACACCGAGTCCTGGGTTACAGAGCATCCCCCAGGCCTCTTCACAAGCCCTGCTCAACCCACACGAGAGAATGATGCTCTCCGAGAGCTGGACTCGCAGTCGTGCGATGCAGAGCTGTGCCACGGTCACGGCCACTGCGTCTATCTCACTGGGGAGACCAGGTGCTACTGCATCTCTGGTTATGGTGGTCCATTCTGCGAGAACAAGCTTGGTGGATCCGCTGCGGTCCTGGTCACCCTGGGTGTTGTCGCCGTCTTAGTCGGCGTTTTCGGAGTCGCATTATTCATCTACAAGAAAAG GTCAGCTTGGTTTATAAGGATCCTAAGAGTGGGCAAATCCAGTGAGAAGGAGAACCTCATGTCAAGCATAGAGGCACGTTTGGCCTACTCTCAGTGCTTCTCCAATGATCTGTATGATCCAGACGAG GATTTGGCCATTTCAGACTAA